From Zerene cesonia ecotype Mississippi chromosome 16, Zerene_cesonia_1.1, whole genome shotgun sequence, one genomic window encodes:
- the LOC119833102 gene encoding tethering factor for nuclear proteasome STS1: MEGATPDAPRRTRAALAEIPARLDRLRVTPLRTLTNTREVSPSLPSGYLSPAPSPDEQLIQQRGRKRVPANWSPDIDLKRNSTFHSSIRTPPKNASSRHSPPKLGVTLRSTPRKRLLLGDVERVPLTPEKIDFSDISTPQKFKITSPVKASPPIKRCRLEKSFDVEYKGPIDTALKGLSPTQLINMIKKITYKHPEIEDDIRKDMPVPDLSPLEERLNYLKSNIFKSLPTSRLTSKTDSPAYSRVATHLAAFKKCLVDQGKVLVESQHWESVLEYVFLAWSYVRATPVWDNQPHNAHRKQCFKALTNFCMTALKKGDFTKDFLIDVQDKLESMEADSEDIKSNIKHVQGMLQDNIV, translated from the exons ATGGAGGGGGCAACCCCCGATGCTCCTCGTCGTACACGCGCCGCTCTAGCCGAAATCCCCGCCCGTCTAGACCGCCTACGAGTAACCCCTTTACGAACACTAACTAACACTAGAGAGGTCTCTCCCTCGCTCCCCTCTGGGTATCTGAGCCCAGCACCGTCGCCTGATGAACAACTTATACAGCAGAGAG GACGAAAACGCGTTCCAGCCAATTGGTCACCAGACATCGATTTAAAACGTAATTCAACTTTCCATTCCTCAATTCGTACACCCCCAAAGAATGCGTCCTCTCGCCACTCCCCTCCCAAATTGGGCGTAACATTAAGGTCCACTCCCAGAAAGCGTCTCCTACTTGGAGATGTCGAACGTGTTCCCCTCACACCAGAAAAGATCGACTTCAGCGACATTAGTACTCCACAAAAGTTCAAAATCACCAGCCCTGTTAAAGCCTCGCCACCCATAAAGAGATGCAGATTAGAAAAGTCCTTCGACGTCGAATACAAAGGGCCGATAGACACAGCTCTCAAGGGCCTCAGTCCGACGCAGCTGATTAACATGATTAAGAAAATCACCTACAAGCACCCAGAAATTGAAGACGACATTCGAAAAGATATGCCGGTGCCTGATCTGTCTCCGCTAGAAGAGAGacttaattacttaaaatcgAACATATTCAAGAGTCTCCCCACATCCAGACTGACATCAAAGACCGATTCACCGGCGTATTCGAGGGTCGCGACACATCTGGCCGCGTTCAAAAAGTGTTTGGTCGATCAAGGGAAGGTGTTGGTCGAGTCTCAGCATTGGGAATCGGTGTTGGAGTACGTGTTTTTGGCGTGGAGTTACGTGCGGGCTACTCCGGTATGGGATAACCAGCCCCATAATGCGCATAGAAAGCAATGCTTCAAAGcattaacaaatttttgtatgactgCCTTGAAAAAGGGTGATTTTACTAAGGATTTCCTGATCGATGTACAAGACAAGCTTGAGTCGATGGAGGCGGACAGCGAAGACATTAAATCGAACATAAAACATGTTCAAGGAATGTTGCAAGacaatatagtttaa
- the LOC119832880 gene encoding uncharacterized protein LOC119832880 isoform X3 encodes MPVDYSDGKHSPPIEILSVSAEPNALPATITHHAPRLSPLIHVSKHKQERNAFCGKRKWSHRDKGDSCEMRERSFSGGCSSKSVFFKNDFKSRKHDSEKKRKESLLQPGKIILKSQNPDGVKPSGFMNTPSLPGSSSFNFVYKNSKNGTPTLSKVTGYKITTDLPPSFNPSCSSSHGKNNRKIKVLNKSYPQSSLRNPLNFDDNNAGMDCGNESSSLSSSDSDGGEHNETDGEGDDELTDWPGIEELKVFNKSLTFKSSKSVNNNFTKSISNMPPPKRLKKECGHTQNFWAGSKNRFKKKRAKVDLGNDDDAMMSDSRTIVDVDDDSRDPKEVLPHSSFTTFSDLKNAGPSAANTDETFFHSFQAFQEKAEGKDGFVTTPRTNFSLQKTSSSDLNLSEKSPQSDHCYSEHSMGNTAVTEVREIRAGCRRIREERPGFLILSAANEQLSRFLQDSCQTELKLPSLQDPEEKEKLESLAKLYSLEMQVDLGRPVLRKTSNTMQAVRVENSYYNFPSDHKRRCYGEEADSSLSLSDPNSVSSINDLEQDFDKNCDTLKKNDKSIHISDINDALIDKTLLHHPGDLD; translated from the exons ATGCCTGTGGACTATTCCGATGGGAAGCACTCACCACCCATTGAAATATTGAGCGTCAGTGCGGAA CCAAATGCCTTGCCAGCTACAATAACACACCATGCACCGCGGCTCTCTCCTCTTATACATGTTTCTAAACATAAGCAAGAGAG aaatGCATTTTGTGGTAAACGAAAATGGTCGCACAGGGACAAAGGTGACTCTTGCGAGATGAGGGAACGATCATTCAGCGGCGGCTGCTCTTCGAAATCTGTGTTTTTCAAAAACGATTTCAAATCAAGAAAACATGATAGtgaaaaaaaacgaaaagagTCTCTTTTACAGCCTGGGAAGATCATCCTCAAATCGCAAAATCCAGATGGAGTTAAACCTTCGGGTTTTATGAATACTCCATCTCTGCCAGGCAGTTCGAGTTTCAACTTTGTGTACAAAAACTCTAAAAACGGCACACCTACTTTATCAAAAGTCACTGGCTATAAAATAACCACTGATTTGCCACCATCCTTCAATCCATCATGCAGTAGTAGCCATGGGAAAAACAACAGAAAAATTAAAGTTCTAAATAAGTCATATCCACAGAGTTCACTACGGAACCCtttgaattttgatgataataatgCAGGCATGGATTGTGGGAACGAAAGTAGCTCTCTCAGTAGCAGCGATTCAGATGGAGGTGAGCATAATGAAACTGACGGAGAAGGTGACGATGAACTCACAGATTGGCCTGGAATAGAAGAACTGAAGGTTTTCAACAAGAGCCTCACATTTAAATCTTCCAAATcggttaacaataattttactaaatcTATAAGTAACATGCCTCCACCCAAGAGATTAAAGAAAGAGTGCGGACATACACAAAATTTCTGGGCGGGGTCCAAGAAcaggtttaaaaaaaagcgcGCGAAAGTAGACTTGGGAAACGATGATGACGCTATGATGTCCGATTCGCGAACTATTGTCGACGTCGATGACGATTCAAGAGACCCAAAAGAGGTTTTACCCCATTCCTCCTTCACGACTTTTAGCGATCTAAAAAATGCCGGTCCATCCGCCGCGAACACGGACGAAAcgttttttcattcatttcaagCGTTTCAAGAGAAGGCTGAGGGCAAAGATGGGTTCGTTACGACACCGCGAACGAATTTCTCACTTCAGAAAACGTCGTCGAGTGATCTCAACTTGAGCGAGAAGTCGCCGCAGAGCGATCATTGTTACAGTGAACATTCTATGGGCAACACTGCAGTGACGGAAGTGAGGGAAATACGGGCTGGATGCAGGCGAATAAGGGAAGAAAGACCGGGTTTCTTGATACTCAGTGCGGCTAATGAGCAATTGTCCAGATTCCTGCAGGACTCCTGCCAGACTGAACTGAAATTGCCTAGCCTACAGGATCCGGAAGAGAAAGAAAAGTTGGAATCGCTCGCGAAACTTTACTCATTGGAGATGCAGGTGGATTTGGGAAGACCGGTATTGAGAAAGACTAG TAACACAATGCAAGCTGTCCGTGTAGAGAACTCGTACTACAATTTTCCCTCGGACCACAAAAGACGTTGCTACGGCGAAGAGGCGGACTCCAGCCTCAGCCTGAGTGATCCCAACTCGGTCAGTTCGATCAATGACCTGGAACAAGACTTCGACAAAAACTGTGATACACTCAAGAAAAACGATAAAAGCATTCACATAAGCGATATCAATGATGCTTTGATTGATAAGACCTTATTGCATCATCCGGGGGATTTGGATTAA
- the LOC119832880 gene encoding uncharacterized protein LOC119832880 isoform X1 yields the protein MERLSHDLNLALEESNCGRQERRKLGFRRRTRSAGNLPAAVTVSLVDDGSSSSPPQAPLITQPLSDSDEPHVNIHTSTIKTRHYCQIGNFESDSFNENFSPTRPANTRRKRKFKKMPVDYSDGKHSPPIEILSVSAEPNALPATITHHAPRLSPLIHVSKHKQERNAFCGKRKWSHRDKGDSCEMRERSFSGGCSSKSVFFKNDFKSRKHDSEKKRKESLLQPGKIILKSQNPDGVKPSGFMNTPSLPGSSSFNFVYKNSKNGTPTLSKVTGYKITTDLPPSFNPSCSSSHGKNNRKIKVLNKSYPQSSLRNPLNFDDNNAGMDCGNESSSLSSSDSDGGEHNETDGEGDDELTDWPGIEELKVFNKSLTFKSSKSVNNNFTKSISNMPPPKRLKKECGHTQNFWAGSKNRFKKKRAKVDLGNDDDAMMSDSRTIVDVDDDSRDPKEVLPHSSFTTFSDLKNAGPSAANTDETFFHSFQAFQEKAEGKDGFVTTPRTNFSLQKTSSSDLNLSEKSPQSDHCYSEHSMGNTAVTEVREIRAGCRRIREERPGFLILSAANEQLSRFLQDSCQTELKLPSLQDPEEKEKLESLAKLYSLEMQVDLGRPVLRKTSNTMQAVRVENSYYNFPSDHKRRCYGEEADSSLSLSDPNSVSSINDLEQDFDKNCDTLKKNDKSIHISDINDALIDKTLLHHPGDLD from the exons ATGGAACGTCTATCTCATGACTTAAACCTGGCGCTAGAAGAAAGTAACTGCGGCAGGCAGGAGCGTAGGAAGCTAGGGTTCCGGAGACGCACCAGGTCTGCGGGGAATCTGC CTGCCGCAGTAACAGTGAGCCTGGTTGATGATGGCAGCTCCAGCAGCCCCCCACAAGCACCTCTCATCACCCAACCATTGTCTGACTCTGATGAACCTCATGTCAACATCCACACATCAACGATTAAGACTCGACACTACTGTCAAATTGGCAATTTCGAGTCTGATTCATTCAATGAAAACTTCTCCCCCACTCGACCGGCGAATACAAGGAGAAAACGGAAATTTAAGAAGATGCCTGTGGACTATTCCGATGGGAAGCACTCACCACCCATTGAAATATTGAGCGTCAGTGCGGAA CCAAATGCCTTGCCAGCTACAATAACACACCATGCACCGCGGCTCTCTCCTCTTATACATGTTTCTAAACATAAGCAAGAGAG aaatGCATTTTGTGGTAAACGAAAATGGTCGCACAGGGACAAAGGTGACTCTTGCGAGATGAGGGAACGATCATTCAGCGGCGGCTGCTCTTCGAAATCTGTGTTTTTCAAAAACGATTTCAAATCAAGAAAACATGATAGtgaaaaaaaacgaaaagagTCTCTTTTACAGCCTGGGAAGATCATCCTCAAATCGCAAAATCCAGATGGAGTTAAACCTTCGGGTTTTATGAATACTCCATCTCTGCCAGGCAGTTCGAGTTTCAACTTTGTGTACAAAAACTCTAAAAACGGCACACCTACTTTATCAAAAGTCACTGGCTATAAAATAACCACTGATTTGCCACCATCCTTCAATCCATCATGCAGTAGTAGCCATGGGAAAAACAACAGAAAAATTAAAGTTCTAAATAAGTCATATCCACAGAGTTCACTACGGAACCCtttgaattttgatgataataatgCAGGCATGGATTGTGGGAACGAAAGTAGCTCTCTCAGTAGCAGCGATTCAGATGGAGGTGAGCATAATGAAACTGACGGAGAAGGTGACGATGAACTCACAGATTGGCCTGGAATAGAAGAACTGAAGGTTTTCAACAAGAGCCTCACATTTAAATCTTCCAAATcggttaacaataattttactaaatcTATAAGTAACATGCCTCCACCCAAGAGATTAAAGAAAGAGTGCGGACATACACAAAATTTCTGGGCGGGGTCCAAGAAcaggtttaaaaaaaagcgcGCGAAAGTAGACTTGGGAAACGATGATGACGCTATGATGTCCGATTCGCGAACTATTGTCGACGTCGATGACGATTCAAGAGACCCAAAAGAGGTTTTACCCCATTCCTCCTTCACGACTTTTAGCGATCTAAAAAATGCCGGTCCATCCGCCGCGAACACGGACGAAAcgttttttcattcatttcaagCGTTTCAAGAGAAGGCTGAGGGCAAAGATGGGTTCGTTACGACACCGCGAACGAATTTCTCACTTCAGAAAACGTCGTCGAGTGATCTCAACTTGAGCGAGAAGTCGCCGCAGAGCGATCATTGTTACAGTGAACATTCTATGGGCAACACTGCAGTGACGGAAGTGAGGGAAATACGGGCTGGATGCAGGCGAATAAGGGAAGAAAGACCGGGTTTCTTGATACTCAGTGCGGCTAATGAGCAATTGTCCAGATTCCTGCAGGACTCCTGCCAGACTGAACTGAAATTGCCTAGCCTACAGGATCCGGAAGAGAAAGAAAAGTTGGAATCGCTCGCGAAACTTTACTCATTGGAGATGCAGGTGGATTTGGGAAGACCGGTATTGAGAAAGACTAG TAACACAATGCAAGCTGTCCGTGTAGAGAACTCGTACTACAATTTTCCCTCGGACCACAAAAGACGTTGCTACGGCGAAGAGGCGGACTCCAGCCTCAGCCTGAGTGATCCCAACTCGGTCAGTTCGATCAATGACCTGGAACAAGACTTCGACAAAAACTGTGATACACTCAAGAAAAACGATAAAAGCATTCACATAAGCGATATCAATGATGCTTTGATTGATAAGACCTTATTGCATCATCCGGGGGATTTGGATTAA
- the LOC119832880 gene encoding uncharacterized protein LOC119832880 isoform X2, protein MERLSHDLNLALEESNCGRQERRKLGFRRRTRSAGNLPAAVTVSLVDDGSSSSPPQAPLITQPLSDSDEPHVNIHTSTIKTRHYCQIGNFESDSFNENFSPTRPANTRRKRKFKKMPVDYSDGKHSPPIEILSPNALPATITHHAPRLSPLIHVSKHKQERNAFCGKRKWSHRDKGDSCEMRERSFSGGCSSKSVFFKNDFKSRKHDSEKKRKESLLQPGKIILKSQNPDGVKPSGFMNTPSLPGSSSFNFVYKNSKNGTPTLSKVTGYKITTDLPPSFNPSCSSSHGKNNRKIKVLNKSYPQSSLRNPLNFDDNNAGMDCGNESSSLSSSDSDGGEHNETDGEGDDELTDWPGIEELKVFNKSLTFKSSKSVNNNFTKSISNMPPPKRLKKECGHTQNFWAGSKNRFKKKRAKVDLGNDDDAMMSDSRTIVDVDDDSRDPKEVLPHSSFTTFSDLKNAGPSAANTDETFFHSFQAFQEKAEGKDGFVTTPRTNFSLQKTSSSDLNLSEKSPQSDHCYSEHSMGNTAVTEVREIRAGCRRIREERPGFLILSAANEQLSRFLQDSCQTELKLPSLQDPEEKEKLESLAKLYSLEMQVDLGRPVLRKTSNTMQAVRVENSYYNFPSDHKRRCYGEEADSSLSLSDPNSVSSINDLEQDFDKNCDTLKKNDKSIHISDINDALIDKTLLHHPGDLD, encoded by the exons ATGGAACGTCTATCTCATGACTTAAACCTGGCGCTAGAAGAAAGTAACTGCGGCAGGCAGGAGCGTAGGAAGCTAGGGTTCCGGAGACGCACCAGGTCTGCGGGGAATCTGC CTGCCGCAGTAACAGTGAGCCTGGTTGATGATGGCAGCTCCAGCAGCCCCCCACAAGCACCTCTCATCACCCAACCATTGTCTGACTCTGATGAACCTCATGTCAACATCCACACATCAACGATTAAGACTCGACACTACTGTCAAATTGGCAATTTCGAGTCTGATTCATTCAATGAAAACTTCTCCCCCACTCGACCGGCGAATACAAGGAGAAAACGGAAATTTAAGAAGATGCCTGTGGACTATTCCGATGGGAAGCACTCACCACCCATTGAAATATTGAGC CCAAATGCCTTGCCAGCTACAATAACACACCATGCACCGCGGCTCTCTCCTCTTATACATGTTTCTAAACATAAGCAAGAGAG aaatGCATTTTGTGGTAAACGAAAATGGTCGCACAGGGACAAAGGTGACTCTTGCGAGATGAGGGAACGATCATTCAGCGGCGGCTGCTCTTCGAAATCTGTGTTTTTCAAAAACGATTTCAAATCAAGAAAACATGATAGtgaaaaaaaacgaaaagagTCTCTTTTACAGCCTGGGAAGATCATCCTCAAATCGCAAAATCCAGATGGAGTTAAACCTTCGGGTTTTATGAATACTCCATCTCTGCCAGGCAGTTCGAGTTTCAACTTTGTGTACAAAAACTCTAAAAACGGCACACCTACTTTATCAAAAGTCACTGGCTATAAAATAACCACTGATTTGCCACCATCCTTCAATCCATCATGCAGTAGTAGCCATGGGAAAAACAACAGAAAAATTAAAGTTCTAAATAAGTCATATCCACAGAGTTCACTACGGAACCCtttgaattttgatgataataatgCAGGCATGGATTGTGGGAACGAAAGTAGCTCTCTCAGTAGCAGCGATTCAGATGGAGGTGAGCATAATGAAACTGACGGAGAAGGTGACGATGAACTCACAGATTGGCCTGGAATAGAAGAACTGAAGGTTTTCAACAAGAGCCTCACATTTAAATCTTCCAAATcggttaacaataattttactaaatcTATAAGTAACATGCCTCCACCCAAGAGATTAAAGAAAGAGTGCGGACATACACAAAATTTCTGGGCGGGGTCCAAGAAcaggtttaaaaaaaagcgcGCGAAAGTAGACTTGGGAAACGATGATGACGCTATGATGTCCGATTCGCGAACTATTGTCGACGTCGATGACGATTCAAGAGACCCAAAAGAGGTTTTACCCCATTCCTCCTTCACGACTTTTAGCGATCTAAAAAATGCCGGTCCATCCGCCGCGAACACGGACGAAAcgttttttcattcatttcaagCGTTTCAAGAGAAGGCTGAGGGCAAAGATGGGTTCGTTACGACACCGCGAACGAATTTCTCACTTCAGAAAACGTCGTCGAGTGATCTCAACTTGAGCGAGAAGTCGCCGCAGAGCGATCATTGTTACAGTGAACATTCTATGGGCAACACTGCAGTGACGGAAGTGAGGGAAATACGGGCTGGATGCAGGCGAATAAGGGAAGAAAGACCGGGTTTCTTGATACTCAGTGCGGCTAATGAGCAATTGTCCAGATTCCTGCAGGACTCCTGCCAGACTGAACTGAAATTGCCTAGCCTACAGGATCCGGAAGAGAAAGAAAAGTTGGAATCGCTCGCGAAACTTTACTCATTGGAGATGCAGGTGGATTTGGGAAGACCGGTATTGAGAAAGACTAG TAACACAATGCAAGCTGTCCGTGTAGAGAACTCGTACTACAATTTTCCCTCGGACCACAAAAGACGTTGCTACGGCGAAGAGGCGGACTCCAGCCTCAGCCTGAGTGATCCCAACTCGGTCAGTTCGATCAATGACCTGGAACAAGACTTCGACAAAAACTGTGATACACTCAAGAAAAACGATAAAAGCATTCACATAAGCGATATCAATGATGCTTTGATTGATAAGACCTTATTGCATCATCCGGGGGATTTGGATTAA